One Amorphoplanes digitatis genomic window carries:
- a CDS encoding MmcQ/YjbR family DNA-binding protein yields MADADDVRRLALALPHVAEIDSDGFDFRVAGKGFVWSYPERTPGRPRVIRTDIAVLYVGDEAEKQALLLGEPDLFFTTPAYDGLPLVMLWLARVDADRLAELVTDAWRMRAPDEGTGRFSPGSGRESAGPA; encoded by the coding sequence ATGGCTGACGCCGACGACGTACGGCGCCTGGCGCTGGCGCTCCCCCACGTGGCCGAGATCGACAGCGACGGCTTCGACTTCCGGGTGGCCGGCAAGGGTTTCGTCTGGTCGTACCCGGAGCGCACGCCGGGCCGGCCGCGCGTGATCCGGACCGACATCGCGGTGCTGTACGTCGGCGACGAGGCGGAGAAGCAGGCGCTGCTGCTCGGCGAGCCGGACCTGTTCTTCACCACGCCCGCCTACGACGGCCTGCCCCTGGTCATGCTCTGGCTGGCGCGGGTGGACGCCGACCGGCTCGCCGAACTGGTGACCGACGCGTGGCGGATGCGCGCACCGGACGAGGGCACCGGGCGGTTCAGCCCGGGGTCCGGGCGAGAAAGCGCAGGCCCTGCCTGA
- a CDS encoding DUF2809 domain-containing protein, protein MGDSWRVRLVAVLAAGGFLALALGIRVAAGGGVLDSSGALAQYSGTVLYASMIYAGVFLVVPAAGPWAAVAAAVAFCWLVELSQLTGVPAALSEHSVLARLALGVRFDAADLAWYPVGVLPLAALYFAAASRYR, encoded by the coding sequence GTGGGTGACTCGTGGCGGGTACGGCTGGTGGCGGTCCTCGCCGCCGGCGGCTTCCTGGCGCTGGCGCTCGGCATCCGGGTGGCGGCGGGCGGCGGCGTCCTGGACAGCTCCGGCGCCCTGGCGCAGTACTCGGGCACCGTGCTGTACGCCTCCATGATCTATGCGGGGGTGTTCCTCGTGGTGCCGGCCGCCGGCCCCTGGGCGGCGGTCGCGGCGGCGGTCGCGTTCTGCTGGCTCGTCGAGCTCTCGCAGCTGACCGGCGTGCCCGCGGCGCTGTCCGAGCACAGCGTGCTCGCCCGGCTGGCCCTCGGCGTGCGGTTCGACGCCGCCGACCTGGCCTGGTACCCGGTGGGCGTGCTGCCGCTGGCGGCGCTGTACTTCGCCGCCGCGAGCAGGTACCGGTGA
- a CDS encoding alpha/beta fold hydrolase: protein MHRDPATVPTSAGPVVVHRSGSGPAVVLLHANPGDSRDFSAVLPALSEHFTVYAVDWPGYGQSPPPQPPSSATAMGYALLVPQVLNALGIEHAAFIGNSVGGYCAVRFALEHPGRVRALVLVNSGGFTRPTPPGRAFVRVKGTEAATRLLAGRLSRRYLRRRNRTVAEMLARDDARRDDPAAIAVEAAIWRSFNDPAHDLRAAAGGLTVATLLAWGTRDPLLGRDGRRARRLLPHATWSPLPTGHAPYAEAPGEFLAVALPFLRRHTRAGA from the coding sequence ATGCACCGTGACCCCGCGACCGTGCCCACGTCCGCCGGGCCCGTCGTCGTGCACCGCTCCGGCTCCGGACCGGCCGTCGTGCTCCTGCACGCCAACCCCGGCGACAGCCGGGACTTCTCGGCCGTCCTGCCCGCCCTTTCCGAGCACTTCACCGTGTACGCGGTCGACTGGCCCGGCTACGGCCAATCGCCACCGCCGCAACCGCCGTCCTCGGCGACCGCCATGGGTTACGCCCTCCTCGTCCCGCAGGTGCTCAACGCGCTCGGCATCGAGCACGCCGCCTTCATCGGCAACAGCGTCGGCGGTTACTGCGCCGTCCGGTTCGCGCTGGAGCACCCCGGGCGGGTCCGGGCCCTGGTGCTCGTCAACAGCGGCGGGTTCACCCGGCCGACGCCGCCCGGCAGGGCCTTCGTCCGCGTCAAGGGCACCGAGGCGGCCACCCGGCTGCTCGCGGGCCGGCTCAGCCGCCGCTACCTGCGCCGCCGGAACCGGACCGTCGCCGAGATGCTGGCCCGCGACGACGCGCGCCGCGACGACCCGGCGGCGATCGCCGTCGAGGCCGCGATCTGGCGCAGCTTCAACGATCCCGCGCACGACCTGCGGGCGGCCGCCGGCGGCCTCACCGTCGCGACCCTGCTCGCCTGGGGAACCCGCGACCCGCTGCTCGGCCGCGACGGCCGCCGTGCCCGCCGCCTGCTCCCCCACGCGACCTGGTCGCCGCTGCCGACCGGGCACGCGCCGTACGCCGAGGCGCCCGGGGAGTTCCTCGCCGTCGCGCTGCCGTTCCTGCGCCGGCACACCCGGGCCGGTGCGTAA
- a CDS encoding DMT family transporter, whose protein sequence is MAAPAAAPAALRRWLPHFLVLAAIWGTSFLFIKVGVRELHPLWLTFGRVAAGALILLAVLAVTRDRLPRDARLWGHLAVVALLGVVLPFTLFGFGEQRVSSVLAGIWNAATPLVALPLAVLLFRTERMTVRRAAGLGIGFTGVLVVLGVWRGVGGAQLTGQLMCFGAAMCYAVAIPYQKKFIAGRAGSGVSMAAAQLLAALAMLAVAAPLLAGPPPDPTGLSTDVLLCVLALGALGTGIAFVLNFQVIRVAGASTSTSVTYLMPVVAVLVGVLVLREHLHWNQPAGAAIVLAGVAVSQGLRLRRRAAPAGVRPGNAWTDGGKAQDARTDE, encoded by the coding sequence GTGGCCGCTCCCGCCGCCGCTCCCGCCGCGCTGCGCCGGTGGCTGCCCCACTTCCTGGTGCTCGCCGCGATCTGGGGCACCAGCTTCCTGTTCATCAAGGTCGGCGTCCGCGAGCTGCACCCGTTGTGGCTCACGTTCGGCCGGGTCGCCGCGGGCGCGCTGATCCTGCTGGCGGTGCTCGCGGTCACCCGCGACCGGCTGCCGCGGGACGCCCGGCTGTGGGGACACCTTGCGGTGGTCGCGCTGCTCGGCGTGGTGCTGCCCTTCACCCTGTTCGGCTTCGGCGAGCAGCGGGTGTCCTCGGTGCTGGCCGGCATCTGGAACGCGGCGACGCCGCTTGTCGCGCTGCCGCTGGCGGTGCTGCTGTTCCGCACCGAGCGGATGACCGTGCGCCGGGCCGCCGGCCTCGGCATCGGCTTCACCGGCGTGCTGGTGGTGCTCGGCGTCTGGCGCGGCGTCGGCGGCGCCCAGCTCACGGGGCAGCTCATGTGCTTCGGCGCGGCGATGTGCTACGCGGTCGCGATCCCCTACCAGAAGAAGTTCATCGCCGGGCGCGCCGGCAGCGGCGTCTCCATGGCCGCGGCGCAGTTGCTTGCCGCCCTCGCCATGCTCGCCGTGGCGGCGCCGCTGCTGGCCGGCCCGCCGCCGGACCCGACCGGCCTCTCCACCGACGTGCTGCTCTGCGTGCTGGCGCTCGGCGCCCTCGGCACCGGCATCGCGTTCGTGCTCAACTTCCAGGTGATCCGGGTGGCCGGCGCCAGCACCTCGACGTCGGTGACCTATCTGATGCCGGTGGTCGCCGTCCTGGTCGGCGTCCTGGTCCTGCGCGAGCACCTGCACTGGAACCAGCCGGCCGGCGCCGCGATCGTGCTGGCCGGCGTCGCGGTCTCGCAGGGCCTGCGGCTACGCCGGCGGGCCGCCCCGGCCGGCGTGCGGCCGGGAAATGCCTGGACAGACGGCGGGAAAGCGCAAGACGCGCGAACAGACGAATAG
- a CDS encoding sulfite exporter TauE/SafE family protein, with product MTELLFASLAAFGLAMLSAVAGFGGGVLLLPVFTAMFGLRAAVPMLTLTQLSSNGARAWLNRGELRLPLIGWFALGAVPCAVAGGLLLAHAPLAPLQRLLGAFLIGVVLWRRRPRRRTRRPPDPAFAAVGAVSGLGSALLGSVGPLTAPFFLAAGLTRAAYVGTEAASALVVHLTKIGVYGTGALLTRQVLLYGLALTPATLLGAGAGRWIVARVSDRVFVLLVEIGLVAAGVLFLVGF from the coding sequence ATGACAGAGCTGCTGTTCGCCTCGCTGGCGGCGTTCGGTCTCGCGATGCTCTCGGCGGTCGCCGGTTTCGGCGGCGGGGTGCTGCTGCTGCCGGTGTTCACGGCCATGTTCGGGCTTCGCGCCGCGGTGCCGATGCTGACGCTGACCCAGCTCTCCAGCAACGGCGCGCGGGCCTGGCTCAACCGCGGCGAGCTGCGCCTGCCGCTGATCGGCTGGTTCGCGCTCGGCGCGGTGCCGTGCGCTGTCGCCGGCGGGCTGCTGCTGGCGCACGCCCCGCTCGCGCCGTTGCAGCGCCTGCTCGGTGCGTTCCTGATCGGTGTCGTGCTCTGGCGGCGCCGCCCGCGGCGCCGGACCCGCCGGCCGCCGGATCCGGCCTTCGCCGCCGTCGGCGCCGTCTCCGGGCTGGGCTCGGCGCTGCTGGGCTCGGTCGGCCCGCTGACCGCGCCGTTCTTCCTGGCGGCGGGGCTGACGCGGGCGGCGTACGTCGGCACCGAGGCGGCGAGCGCCCTGGTCGTGCACCTGACCAAGATCGGCGTGTACGGGACCGGAGCGCTGCTCACCCGCCAGGTCCTGCTCTACGGTCTCGCGCTGACCCCGGCGACGCTGCTCGGCGCCGGCGCCGGCCGGTGGATCGTCGCCCGGGTCAGCGATCGCGTCTTCGTCCTGCTCGTGGAGATCGGCCTGGTCGCCGCCGGCGTGTTGTTCCTGGTCGGCTTCTGA
- a CDS encoding uridine kinase, with protein sequence MNARRREVLGHVARRIPVLGGRACPRVAVDGPDGSGKTVFADELAAAARSLGRTVVRVSLDDFHNPRAVRYRLGRESPEGFWRDSYDYRRFRDDVLEPFAPGGSRRYRPTAHDLATDAVLDPPPRTAPPGAVLVVDGLFLHREEVVNDWDLTVFLDVPFAVTARRMAVRDGTDPDPEHPGMRRYVQAQRIYFAACSPQRRAGILIDNQNFDAPRIVDR encoded by the coding sequence GTGAACGCGCGGCGGCGCGAGGTGCTCGGCCACGTCGCGCGCCGGATTCCCGTGCTCGGCGGCCGGGCGTGTCCCCGGGTCGCCGTCGACGGGCCGGACGGTTCCGGCAAGACCGTCTTCGCCGACGAACTCGCGGCGGCGGCGCGCTCGCTCGGGCGTACCGTCGTGCGGGTCTCGCTCGACGACTTCCACAATCCGCGGGCGGTGCGCTACCGGCTGGGGCGCGAGTCACCGGAGGGCTTCTGGCGGGACTCGTACGACTACCGGCGTTTCCGCGACGACGTCCTGGAGCCGTTCGCGCCGGGCGGTTCCCGGCGCTACCGGCCGACCGCGCACGACCTGGCCACCGACGCCGTGCTCGACCCGCCGCCGCGCACCGCGCCGCCGGGTGCCGTGCTCGTCGTCGACGGGCTCTTCCTCCACAGGGAGGAGGTCGTGAACGACTGGGACCTGACGGTCTTCCTCGACGTCCCGTTCGCCGTGACGGCGCGGCGGATGGCGGTCCGCGACGGCACGGACCCCGACCCCGAACACCCGGGCATGCGGCGCTACGTCCAGGCGCAACGCATCTACTTCGCCGCCTGCTCGCCGCAGCGCCGCGCCGGCATCCTGATCGACAACCAGAACTTCGACGCCCCTCGCATCGTTGACCGGTGA
- a CDS encoding alpha-L-rhamnosidase yields MKALTALGVSLILTTTALTAAPAAAAPAVRVVGLRVDGRADRPLGLDDPAPLLSWRFAETRSAAADRQTAYQVRVRDLDGDRMLWDSGRVGSAIQSGVRYGGAALGSRQRLSWQVRAWDAHRRASGWSRPSTWETGLLEQSDWGAAKWIEYPGRAETQPMPIFARQFTVEKHRRISHARLYLSGVGLHLPTVNGRRISDEVLAPGYSNYQLSSEYRAYDITGELRGGANSVGVRLGNGPAYVRRGVTNPAVGRTAPYSWWQSQLKGRGVLTAGVPAGATAVPLDTVTGYHVGGTVNVDTGDGGDNLESRTITAIGADGITFTPALSKPHPAGATVTGSGNNIAASDASAGAAVTPRLIARLEIAYARGPATVIVSDREWRTALGPLVTDAWYSGADHDARREQPGWDLPGSDLSAAAKRRDGGPAGWIPAGIAPPPNLATRLVGRTAPPITVAETFTPVSVTNPRPGTWVFDLGQNIVGRPRLRLRLGVPAGTTIRLSPAESLAADGTVDQASLMGGGGRRGTDLFNTYTTAGLPGGESWWPDFNYFGMQWVQVTGLPDGYVPTPDTVIGVRVQAATPVAGEVVTSNARINRIHEMARYSFAGNIMSVFTDCPGREKLSYPADYTMPMGSIHRDFDLSAYLRTTMRHLVEGQSVADTPMFGNVALKTPVYDWGYEGRFGDEINWGDAIILVPAFLHRLYGDTGTAARYYPRMVRFADYIQRQKAGTGADAHIVDAALADWVAADQTSGRITGTWGYYVMIRDLAELARLTGHAADAQRYQALAADIGTAFHRHFYNTTLRRYTTDGDAGTAGATQTAQALALDAGLVPAGERAAVLAALVELVRGFHPAGEGPHLSGGTIGMAPIVRALSAGGRDDVLWDLLQENTEPSYGFFMEPTAANPGGMTTIGERWNRGDSKNHMILAQIEEWFHTGLAGIRAADGTTAYRELVIQPKIVGDLTFVRGSYATPQGVARAEWTREDGRLRLAVTVPPNTTAEVRVPTVDGPVTRTPHRARFLRTDGDHAVYHVPSGSYTFTTR; encoded by the coding sequence ATGAAGGCACTCACCGCGCTCGGAGTCTCCCTGATCCTCACCACGACCGCGCTCACCGCCGCGCCGGCCGCCGCCGCCCCCGCCGTGCGGGTCGTCGGCCTGCGCGTCGACGGCCGGGCCGACCGGCCGCTCGGCCTGGACGACCCCGCTCCCCTGCTCAGCTGGCGCTTCGCCGAGACCCGGTCGGCCGCCGCCGACCGGCAGACCGCCTATCAGGTACGGGTACGCGACCTCGACGGCGACCGCATGCTCTGGGACTCCGGCAGGGTCGGCTCCGCGATCCAGTCCGGTGTCCGCTACGGCGGCGCGGCGCTCGGCTCCCGGCAGCGCCTCAGCTGGCAGGTCCGCGCCTGGGACGCCCACCGCCGCGCCTCCGGCTGGAGCCGGCCGTCCACCTGGGAGACGGGACTGCTCGAACAGTCCGACTGGGGCGCCGCGAAGTGGATCGAGTACCCCGGCCGCGCCGAGACCCAGCCGATGCCGATCTTCGCCCGGCAGTTCACCGTCGAGAAACACCGCAGGATCAGCCACGCGCGGCTCTACCTGTCCGGCGTCGGCCTGCACCTGCCGACCGTCAACGGGCGCCGGATCTCCGATGAGGTGCTCGCGCCCGGCTACTCCAACTACCAGCTCTCCAGCGAGTACCGGGCCTACGACATCACCGGCGAGCTGCGCGGCGGCGCCAACTCCGTCGGGGTGCGCCTCGGCAACGGCCCCGCGTACGTGCGGCGCGGCGTCACCAACCCGGCCGTCGGGCGCACGGCGCCCTACTCGTGGTGGCAGAGCCAGCTCAAGGGCCGCGGCGTCCTGACCGCCGGCGTGCCGGCCGGCGCCACCGCGGTGCCGCTCGACACCGTCACCGGCTACCACGTCGGCGGCACCGTCAACGTCGACACCGGCGACGGCGGCGACAACCTGGAGTCGCGCACCATCACCGCGATCGGCGCCGACGGCATCACGTTCACCCCGGCCCTGTCGAAGCCGCACCCGGCCGGCGCCACGGTCACCGGCTCCGGCAACAACATCGCCGCCAGCGACGCCAGCGCCGGCGCGGCCGTCACGCCCCGGCTGATCGCGCGCCTCGAGATCGCGTACGCCCGCGGTCCGGCGACCGTGATCGTCTCTGACCGCGAGTGGCGCACCGCGCTGGGCCCCCTGGTCACCGACGCCTGGTATTCCGGCGCCGACCATGACGCCCGCCGCGAGCAGCCCGGCTGGGACCTGCCCGGATCGGACCTGTCGGCCGCCGCGAAGCGGCGCGACGGCGGCCCGGCCGGCTGGATCCCCGCCGGGATCGCGCCGCCGCCGAACCTGGCCACCCGCCTGGTCGGGCGCACCGCGCCGCCGATCACGGTCGCCGAGACGTTCACCCCGGTCTCGGTCACCAACCCGCGGCCCGGCACCTGGGTGTTCGACCTCGGGCAAAACATCGTCGGCCGGCCCCGGCTGCGGCTGCGCCTGGGCGTGCCGGCCGGCACGACGATCCGCCTGTCGCCGGCGGAGTCCCTGGCCGCCGACGGGACTGTCGACCAGGCGTCGCTGATGGGCGGCGGCGGGCGCCGCGGCACCGACCTGTTCAACACCTACACCACGGCCGGGCTGCCGGGCGGCGAGTCGTGGTGGCCGGACTTCAACTACTTCGGCATGCAGTGGGTCCAGGTCACCGGCCTGCCCGACGGCTACGTGCCAACACCGGACACCGTGATCGGCGTACGGGTGCAGGCGGCGACACCCGTCGCGGGCGAGGTCGTCACCTCGAACGCCCGGATCAACCGCATTCACGAGATGGCCCGGTACTCCTTCGCGGGCAACATCATGTCGGTCTTCACCGACTGCCCGGGCCGCGAGAAGCTGTCCTACCCGGCCGACTACACGATGCCGATGGGCTCGATCCACCGCGACTTCGACCTGTCGGCCTACCTGCGCACCACAATGCGGCACCTGGTCGAGGGCCAGTCGGTCGCCGACACCCCGATGTTCGGCAACGTGGCGCTCAAGACCCCGGTCTACGACTGGGGCTACGAGGGCCGATTCGGTGACGAGATCAACTGGGGTGACGCCATCATCCTGGTGCCGGCCTTCCTGCACCGGCTGTACGGCGACACCGGGACGGCGGCCCGCTACTACCCGCGGATGGTGCGGTTCGCCGACTACATCCAGCGGCAGAAGGCCGGCACCGGCGCCGACGCGCACATCGTCGACGCCGCCCTCGCCGACTGGGTCGCGGCCGACCAGACCTCCGGCCGGATCACCGGCACCTGGGGCTACTACGTCATGATCCGCGACCTCGCGGAGCTGGCCCGGCTGACCGGTCACGCGGCCGACGCGCAGCGGTACCAGGCACTCGCCGCGGACATCGGGACCGCGTTCCACCGGCACTTCTACAACACGACGCTGCGGCGGTACACCACCGACGGCGACGCGGGAACCGCCGGCGCCACCCAGACGGCGCAGGCGCTCGCCCTCGACGCCGGCCTGGTTCCGGCGGGCGAACGCGCCGCGGTGCTGGCCGCGCTCGTCGAGCTCGTGCGGGGTTTCCACCCGGCCGGCGAGGGCCCGCACCTCAGCGGCGGCACGATCGGCATGGCCCCGATCGTGCGGGCGCTGTCCGCGGGCGGCCGCGACGACGTGCTGTGGGACCTGTTGCAGGAGAACACCGAGCCCAGCTACGGCTTCTTCATGGAGCCGACCGCCGCCAACCCCGGCGGCATGACGACGATCGGCGAACGGTGGAACCGGGGCGACTCGAAGAACCACATGATCCTCGCCCAGATCGAGGAGTGGTTCCACACCGGACTGGCCGGCATCCGCGCGGCCGACGGCACCACGGCCTACCGGGAACTGGTCATCCAGCCGAAGATCGTGGGCGACCTGACGTTCGTGCGGGGCAGCTACGCGACCCCGCAGGGCGTGGCCCGCGCCGAGTGGACCCGCGAGGACGGCCGGCTGCGGCTGGCGGTGACGGTCCCGCCCAACACCACCGCCGAGGTCCGGGTACCCACCGTGGACGGCCCCGTGACCCGCACCCCGCACCGGGCCCGGTTCCTGCGCACCGACGGCGACCACGCCGTCTACCACGTCCCGTCGGGCAGCTACACCTTCACCACCCGGTGA
- a CDS encoding class I SAM-dependent methyltransferase — protein MRTFDDLVREAAAADVSGWDFGWLDGRATEERPPWGYARLLASRLAEAGSALDIDTGGGEIVAEAPRLPPGMVVTEGWPPNAERARRLLSPRGVRVVQVEQGAHLPLPDAAFELVSSRHPVSPDWPEIARVLVDDGTYLAQHVGPASAFELIEWFTGPLPRNGLARDPGDEAAAARSAGLRVVDLRTARCRMELFDIGAVVYLLRKCVWWVPDFSVDRCRDALVRLDAHIREHGSFRAHSARTLIEARREPRRG, from the coding sequence GTGCGTACGTTCGATGATCTGGTCCGCGAGGCCGCAGCGGCCGATGTGTCCGGTTGGGACTTCGGCTGGCTCGACGGCCGGGCGACCGAGGAGCGGCCGCCGTGGGGATACGCGCGGCTGCTCGCGTCGCGGCTGGCCGAGGCCGGCTCGGCCCTGGACATCGACACCGGCGGCGGCGAGATCGTCGCCGAGGCCCCGCGCCTGCCGCCGGGGATGGTCGTCACCGAGGGGTGGCCGCCGAACGCCGAACGCGCCCGCCGCCTTCTGTCGCCCCGCGGCGTGCGGGTCGTGCAGGTCGAGCAGGGCGCGCATCTGCCGCTGCCGGACGCCGCGTTCGAGCTGGTGAGCAGCCGCCACCCGGTCAGCCCCGACTGGCCGGAGATCGCCCGCGTGCTTGTCGACGACGGCACATACCTCGCACAGCACGTCGGGCCCGCGTCGGCGTTCGAGCTGATCGAGTGGTTCACCGGCCCGCTGCCGCGGAACGGCCTGGCCCGCGATCCCGGTGACGAGGCCGCGGCGGCCCGATCGGCGGGCCTGCGCGTCGTCGACCTGCGCACCGCACGGTGCCGGATGGAGCTCTTCGACATCGGCGCGGTCGTCTACCTGCTCCGCAAGTGCGTCTGGTGGGTGCCCGACTTCTCCGTCGACCGCTGTCGGGACGCCCTCGTCCGGCTCGACGCGCATATCCGCGAGCACGGCTCCTTCCGTGCGCACTCGGCCCGCACCCTCATCGAGGCCAGGCGCGAGCCGCGTCGTGGGTGA
- a CDS encoding TetR/AcrR family transcriptional regulator, producing the protein MRTRDPDAKRDALLSAGVSLAHEDGLGQVSVNRVVAAAGVAKGTFFHHFGDRAGFLVELHRRFHDRLAEDISAAIGDLSPGRDRLLLATTAYLDGCRRDQGTRALLVEARAEPAVRAEITRRNAQFTALAAADFAALGRPGAEAAAQLWVVMAAEVAVAESARDAVIAPLRDALAGFLPGGRGSHAP; encoded by the coding sequence ATGCGCACCCGCGATCCCGACGCCAAGCGCGACGCGCTCCTGTCCGCCGGCGTCTCGCTGGCACACGAGGACGGACTCGGCCAGGTCAGCGTCAACCGCGTCGTCGCGGCGGCCGGCGTCGCGAAGGGCACGTTCTTCCACCACTTCGGCGACCGCGCCGGGTTCCTGGTCGAGCTGCACCGCCGCTTCCACGACCGGCTGGCCGAAGACATCTCCGCGGCCATCGGCGACCTGAGCCCGGGTCGCGACCGGCTCCTGCTGGCCACCACGGCGTACCTCGACGGCTGCCGGCGCGACCAGGGCACGCGCGCGCTGCTCGTCGAGGCGCGGGCCGAACCGGCCGTCCGCGCCGAGATCACCCGGCGCAACGCGCAGTTCACCGCGCTCGCCGCCGCCGACTTCGCCGCGCTCGGCCGGCCCGGCGCCGAGGCCGCCGCCCAGCTGTGGGTGGTCATGGCGGCGGAGGTCGCCGTCGCCGAGTCGGCCCGCGACGCCGTCATCGCGCCGCTGCGCGACGCGCTCGCCGGCTTCCTGCCCGGAGGGCGGGGATCGCATGCACCGTGA
- a CDS encoding amidohydrolase family protein yields MAVLRVRGYALPDGEPIDLYADGDEWTTDPVGGAELVGEGWVLPGLVDAHTHPGAEEPGRPLDDGVLREDLRAHLEAGVALIRAPGLAGEPPDWFGRDDDSPRAFHAGPWIAQYGHFFDGWGRRAEPVDLPAVAAEQAARTGWAKVVIDWLVGDDVLPLEVLREAVRRVHAAGGRLAVHSMHPAGAAIAVEAGVDSLEHGMWLDPELLPRMAEQGTALTPTLALITASLERARAKPDGPDREWHVGGASAHGRLTAAAVEAGVTVLAGTDSRPHGGVAGEVRAFVDAGVPPHEAIAAASWAARSYLGLPGLAEGAPADAVVYDADPRTDLGLLDKPRAVIVRGRLVRRRRGPQ; encoded by the coding sequence GTGGCGGTGTTGCGGGTGCGCGGCTACGCCCTTCCCGACGGGGAACCGATCGATCTGTACGCCGACGGGGACGAGTGGACGACGGATCCGGTCGGCGGCGCGGAGCTGGTGGGCGAGGGGTGGGTGCTGCCCGGGCTGGTGGACGCGCACACGCACCCGGGCGCGGAGGAGCCGGGCCGGCCGCTCGACGACGGCGTCCTGCGCGAGGATCTGCGGGCGCACCTTGAGGCCGGGGTGGCACTGATCCGCGCGCCCGGCCTCGCGGGAGAGCCGCCGGACTGGTTCGGCCGCGACGACGACAGCCCGCGGGCCTTCCACGCCGGACCGTGGATCGCACAGTACGGACACTTCTTCGACGGCTGGGGGCGTCGCGCCGAGCCGGTCGATCTGCCCGCGGTCGCGGCCGAGCAGGCCGCCCGTACCGGATGGGCGAAGGTCGTGATCGACTGGCTGGTCGGCGACGACGTTCTTCCGCTGGAGGTGCTGCGTGAGGCCGTCCGGCGCGTGCACGCGGCCGGCGGTCGCCTCGCGGTGCATTCGATGCATCCCGCGGGCGCCGCGATCGCCGTCGAGGCCGGGGTCGACTCCCTGGAGCACGGCATGTGGCTGGACCCGGAGCTGCTGCCGCGCATGGCGGAGCAGGGCACGGCGCTGACGCCCACGCTCGCGCTGATCACCGCATCGCTGGAGCGGGCCCGCGCGAAGCCCGACGGGCCGGACCGGGAGTGGCACGTGGGTGGTGCCTCCGCGCACGGCCGGCTGACCGCCGCCGCGGTCGAGGCCGGGGTCACCGTGCTCGCCGGCACGGATTCCCGGCCGCACGGTGGCGTCGCCGGCGAGGTCCGCGCGTTCGTCGACGCCGGTGTCCCGCCGCACGAGGCGATCGCCGCGGCGTCCTGGGCGGCGCGGTCCTATCTCGGCCTGCCCGGCCTGGCCGAGGGCGCCCCGGCCGACGCGGTCGTGTACGACGCCGATCCCCGCACCGACCTCGGCCTGCTCGACAAGCCTCGTGCCGTCATCGTGCGCGGCAGGCTGGTCCGGCGGCGCCGCGGTCCACAGTGA
- a CDS encoding aldo/keto reductase, with protein sequence MPFFPIGGFQPLAAAWLDWFAARHRATAPQVALAWLLARAPNILPIPGTGSLDHLAGNLAAGDLELSPEDIAELTGW encoded by the coding sequence GTGCCGTTCTTCCCGATCGGCGGGTTCCAGCCGCTCGCCGCGGCGTGGCTGGACTGGTTCGCCGCCCGCCACCGTGCGACCGCGCCGCAGGTGGCCCTGGCCTGGCTGCTGGCCCGGGCGCCGAACATTCTGCCGATCCCCGGCACCGGCTCGCTGGACCACCTGGCCGGGAACCTGGCCGCCGGCGACCTCGAGCTGAGCCCGGAGGACATCGCGGAGCTCACCGGGTGGTGA
- a CDS encoding VOC family protein, giving the protein MTSRLSALSVDAVEPLRLARFWAGVLGREMADDPHDVALSPGDGTGFRIRFVPTRDRKTGRNWTHFELTSETPEAQRRTVARALELGGEHYDVGQLPDEKHVVLADPEGNEFCVIEPGNRFLAGCGFLGALSCDGTREVGHFWSAALGWPLVWDQNEETAIQSPDGGPKIAWGGPPLMPKPARNRLRFDLAPPPGGDRDEEVERLLSLGATRIDSERAEPGPVAMADPDGNEFCVLTPR; this is encoded by the coding sequence ATGACCTCCCGACTGTCCGCGCTCAGCGTCGACGCGGTCGAACCGCTGCGCCTGGCCCGCTTCTGGGCCGGCGTCCTGGGCCGGGAGATGGCCGACGACCCGCACGACGTCGCGCTGTCGCCCGGCGACGGCACCGGGTTCCGAATCCGGTTCGTGCCAACCCGGGACAGAAAGACCGGCCGGAACTGGACGCACTTCGAACTGACGAGTGAGACCCCGGAGGCTCAGCGGCGGACCGTGGCCCGGGCGCTGGAGCTCGGCGGGGAGCACTACGACGTCGGGCAGCTGCCGGACGAGAAGCACGTCGTGCTCGCCGACCCCGAGGGCAACGAGTTCTGCGTCATCGAGCCGGGCAACAGGTTCCTGGCGGGCTGCGGGTTCCTCGGTGCGCTGTCCTGCGACGGCACCCGCGAGGTCGGCCACTTCTGGAGCGCGGCGCTGGGCTGGCCGCTGGTCTGGGACCAGAACGAGGAGACCGCGATCCAGTCACCGGACGGCGGCCCGAAGATCGCCTGGGGCGGCCCGCCGCTGATGCCGAAGCCGGCCCGGAACCGCCTGCGCTTCGACCTCGCGCCACCTCCCGGCGGCGATCGGGATGAGGAGGTCGAGCGCCTGCTCTCCCTCGGTGCCACCCGGATCGACAGCGAACGAGCCGAGCCCGGCCCGGTGGCGATGGCCGACCCCGACGGCAACGAGTTCTGCGTCCTGACCCCCCGATAA